A section of the Eublepharis macularius isolate TG4126 chromosome 1, MPM_Emac_v1.0, whole genome shotgun sequence genome encodes:
- the COL10A1 gene encoding collagen alpha-1(X) chain: MKLRISILLTLLSMNIVRGGEGYYPERYQKQSSVKGPPFLPFITKSHVLQARGEQGPPGPRGQPGPTGSPGKPGYGSPGPQGPQGPPGPPGLPAVGKPGLPGVPGKPGDRGLPGERGEIGPAGLPGPRGLPGASGIPGPAGISVAGKQGPSGPQGPRGIPGEKGEPGIPGINGQKGENGYGIPGRPGERGLPGTQGPPGPPGLAGIGRPGERGFPGQPGIKGDRGLPGTPGPVGNPGPQGPSGQPGEPGIGKPGPSGPPGLPGIPGAKGLPGPSGLPGPSGLPGFGKPGLPGMKGQRGPEGLSGIPGAKGEPGPVGAPGEPGPAGPPGQMGPQGLRGAPGENGIPGAKGERGPAGPAGFPGIKGDRGLPGVEGKSGYPGERGLPGPKGLPGLPGSKGDTGHVGSPGLPGPMGSTGPKGAAGFNGEQGPRGPPGIPGTRGPVGPPGIPGISGSKGDQGAPGLPGPAGIATKGLDGPTGPPGLPGPKGNNGEPGLPGPPGPPGPPGEAIFPEGQALAGVPVIKAGASQGITGMPVSAFTAILSKAYPTSAVPIRFDKILYNRQQHYDPRTGIFTCRIPGLYYFAYHVHVKGTHVWVGLYKNGSPIMYTFDEYKKGYLDQASGSAVVDLMENDQVWLQLPNNESNGLFSSEYVHSSFSGFLFAQI; encoded by the coding sequence TTTTACAGGCAAGGGGAGAGCAAGGCCCACCTGGCCCAAGAGGGCAACCAGGCCCTACAGGGTCACCAGGAAAACCGGGGTATGGAAGCCCAGGACCTCAAGGACCACAAGGTCCCCCTGGACCACCAGGACTTCCTGCTGTTGGAAAGCCAGGCCTGCCAGGAGTGCCAGGAAAACCGGGTGACAGAGGATTACCGGGTGAAAGAGGAGAAATAGGACCTGCTGGTCTCCCGGGGCCAAGAGGGTTACCAGGAGCCTCTGGAATTCCTGGTCCAGCAGGGATTTCTGTTGCTGGTAAACAAGGACCCTCAGGGCCACAAGGGCCCAGAGGTATCCCTGGAGAAAAAGGTGAACCAGGCATACCTGGCATAAATGGACAGAAGGGAGAAAATGGATATGGAATTCCTGGACGCCCAGGAGAAAGAGGGCTGCCAGGGACACAGGGGCCTCCAGGACCACCTGGACTGGCAGGAATAGGGAGGCCTGGGGAGAGGGGATTTCCAGGACAGCCAGGTATTAAAGGTGATCGGGGTTTACCAGGCACACCAGGACCAGTTGGCAACCCAGGTCCCCAAGGACCTTCTGGGCAACCTGGAGAGCCAGGAATAGGAAAGCCTGGTCCAAGTGGGCCACCAGGATTACCAGGAATTCCTGGAGCAAAAGGACTTCCAGGCCCCTCAGGCTTGCCTGGACCATCTGGTCTCCCAGGATTTGGAAAACCTGGTCTTCCAGGGATGAAGGGACAGAGAGGTCCTGAAGGCCTAAGTGGCATTCCAGGAGCAAAAGGAGAACCAGGCCCAGTTGGTGCTCCAGGAGAACCAGGGCCAGCTGGACCTCCTGGGCAAATGGGCCCACAAGGACTGAGAGGTGCACCTGGTGAAAATGGCATTCCTGGAGCAAAAGGTGAACGAGGCCCTGCAGGACCAGCAGGGTTCCCAGGAATTAAAGGGGACAGAGGTTTACCAGGAGTAGAAGGGAAATCAGGATATCCAGGAGAACGAGGACTTCCTGGCCCAAAAGGACTTCCAGGTTTGCCAGGTTCTAAAGGGGATACTGGCCATGTGGGGTCTCCTGGCCTACCTGGCCCAATGGGTTCAACAGGACCTAAAGGAGCAGCAGGATTTAATGGGGAGCAAGGCCCAAGAGGCCCACCTGGAATACCTGGTACAAGAGGCCCAGTTGGTCCTCCAGGTATCCCAGGAATCTCTGGCAGTAAAGGAGACCAAGGAGCACCAGGATTACCTGGTCCAGCTGGTATTGCAACAAAGGGCTTAGATGGACCTACAGGGCCTCCTGGACTTCCAGGTCCAAAAGGCAACAACGGAGAGCctggattgccaggtcccccaggtccACCTGGCCCTCCTGGAGAAGCAATATTCCCAGAAGGCCAGGCACTAGCAGGCGTACCTGTTATCAAAGCTGGTGCAAGTCAAGGTATAACTGGAATGCCTGTTTCAGCTTTCACTGCCATTCTTTCCAAGGCATATCCCACATCCGCAGTCCCTATCAGATTTGATAAAATTTTGTATAACAGACAGCAGCACTATGACCCCAGAACAGGGATCTTCACATGCAGGATACCAGGACTTTACTACTTTGCTTACCATGTGCATGTGAAAGGAACACATGTTTGGGTTGGCCTGTATAAAAATGGTTCACCCATCATGTACACCTTTGATGAGTATAAGAAAGGGTACCTTGATCAGGCTTCTGGCAGTGCTGTTGTGGATCTCATGGAAAATGATCAAGTCTGGTTGCAATTACCCAATAATGAATCAAATGGCTTGTTCTCCTCAGAGTACGTCCATTCCTCCTTCTCAGGTTTCTTATTTGCTCAAATTTAA